The proteins below come from a single Kitasatospora sp. NBC_00315 genomic window:
- a CDS encoding urea amidolyase associated protein UAAP2, with amino-acid sequence MSIVLDRIVPARAGWSAVVRRGQLLTITDLHGNQAVDCLVYDAHDTAVRYSAPDTLQAQGSLFLTGGSVLLSNEHTPLMTVLADDCGRHDTIGGACSKESNTLRYGHHTWSQHACVENFLAEGARWGLGKRDLVSNVNWYMNVPVDPDGTLGIVDGLSAPGLRVVLRAETDVLVLVSNCPQVNNPCNGFDPTPIQLTISEG; translated from the coding sequence ATGAGCATCGTCCTCGACCGGATCGTGCCCGCCCGCGCCGGCTGGTCCGCGGTCGTGCGCCGCGGGCAGCTGCTCACCATCACCGACCTGCACGGCAACCAGGCCGTCGACTGCCTGGTGTACGACGCGCACGACACCGCCGTCCGGTACAGCGCGCCCGACACCCTGCAGGCCCAGGGCTCGCTGTTCCTCACCGGCGGCAGCGTGCTGCTCTCCAACGAGCACACCCCGCTGATGACCGTCCTCGCCGACGACTGCGGCCGGCACGACACCATCGGCGGCGCCTGCTCCAAGGAGTCCAACACGCTGCGCTACGGGCACCACACCTGGTCCCAGCACGCGTGCGTGGAGAACTTCCTCGCGGAGGGCGCCCGTTGGGGGCTCGGCAAGCGCGATCTGGTGAGCAACGTCAACTGGTACATGAACGTCCCGGTCGACCCCGACGGCACCCTCGGCATCGTGGACGGCCTCTCCGCCCCGGGTCTGCGGGTGGTCCTGCGCGCCGAGACGGACGTCCTGGTCCTGGTCTCCAACTGCCCGCAGGTCAACAACCCCTGCAACGGCTTCGACCCGACGCCGATCCAGCTGACGATCAGCGAGGGCTGA
- a CDS encoding urea amidolyase associated protein UAAP1 → MTTPATSTATTVAARAHARAQQGTVVDCMPRLPPSEGLLWDETVAGGNYTHLVLPAGARLTLTDRDGDACAHLLLYVTGRSWERLNVADTVKVQWNAYLRAGSLLLSDQGRVLATLTEDTSGRHDTLTGTSTAARNTARYGDGAAHGPSPAGRELFKLAAAKHGLTPRDLPPSLSFFRGVRAEEDGALTATGAAGAGARVTLRAELPLTVLIANTAHPLDPRPAYRCTPLVVRAAPGAPAAPGDPLLAATPEGERALLNTAALTAPAKETS, encoded by the coding sequence GTGACCACCCCCGCCACATCCACGGCCACCACCGTGGCCGCCCGCGCCCACGCCAGGGCGCAGCAGGGCACCGTCGTCGACTGCATGCCCCGGCTCCCGCCGTCCGAGGGGCTGCTGTGGGACGAGACGGTGGCCGGCGGCAACTACACCCACCTCGTCCTCCCGGCCGGCGCCCGCCTCACCCTCACCGACCGCGACGGCGACGCCTGCGCCCACCTGCTGCTGTACGTCACCGGGCGGAGCTGGGAGCGCCTCAACGTCGCCGACACCGTCAAGGTGCAGTGGAACGCCTACCTCCGGGCCGGCAGCCTGCTCCTCTCCGACCAGGGCCGGGTGCTCGCCACCCTCACCGAGGACACCTCCGGCCGGCACGACACGCTGACCGGCACCTCCACGGCCGCCCGCAACACGGCCCGCTACGGCGACGGCGCCGCCCACGGCCCCTCCCCCGCCGGCCGCGAACTCTTCAAGCTCGCCGCCGCCAAGCACGGGCTCACCCCGCGCGACCTGCCGCCGAGCCTCTCGTTCTTCCGGGGCGTGCGGGCCGAGGAGGACGGCGCGCTCACCGCGACCGGCGCGGCCGGCGCCGGGGCGCGGGTCACCCTGCGGGCCGAGCTGCCGCTCACCGTCCTGATCGCCAACACCGCCCACCCGCTGGACCCGCGCCCGGCCTACCGCTGCACCCCGCTGGTCGTCCGGGCCGCCCCCGGAGCGCCCGCGGCGCCCGGCGACCCGCTGCTCGCGGCCACCCCCGAGGGCGAGCGCGCCCTGCTCAACACCGCCGCCCTCACCGCCCCGGCCAAGGAGACCTCATGA